One window from the genome of Cryptomeria japonica chromosome 6, Sugi_1.0, whole genome shotgun sequence encodes:
- the LOC131044219 gene encoding uncharacterized protein LOC131044219 isoform X2 has protein sequence MFYVLFSLDTWNFLHTMDTDFLQGSWCFCYARGGFQSQRSSYRFWLSGSSLVSRRGSTVNWTRDDLLYALEEFVPIYHKRPIKNNMFGMGFDHSFGLWFITRWLNPDLMIESGAFKGHSTWVLRQAMPNKPIISITPRHPEKYLKKGPAYVDPNCRYYSGKQFIDFGSIEWKPVMEEYGISDQSKVVVFFDDHQNELKRLKQALRAGFRHLIFEDNYDTGTGDHYSLRQICDQSHIKGGGHSCNEDSNEARMRATRKQFWEKALDIQELCGSGDAWWGVRGHMRDNFNHSFEIISHTEHVENSKFVESVLDLYWELPPVAGPSLTHQTRYDPARSSEPIVPDDQRYLFRKLGLSSLNNSVFNGYTQMVYVQISE, from the exons ATGTTTTATGTGCTCTTTAGTCTTGATACTTGGAATTTTCTTCATACAATGGACACAGATTTTCTGCAAGGCTCCTGGTGTTTCTGCTACGCAAGAGGTGGTTTTCAATCACAGCGATCTTCTTACAGATTTTGGCTCTCTGGGAGTTCCTTGGT GTCAAGGCGTGGATCCACTGTGAATTGGACAAGAGATGACCTTCTGTATGCTTTGGAAGAATTTGTACCCATCTACCATAAGAGACCTATAAAAAATAACATGTTTGGTATGGGTTTTGATCACAGTTTTGGTCTCTGGTTTATTACAAGGTGGTTAAATCCAGATTTGATGATAGAAAGCGGCGCTTTCAAAGGTCATTCTACATGGGTGTTGAGGCAAGCCATGCCTAACAAGCCTATAATATCAATTACCCCTCGCCATCCTGAAAAGTATTTGAAGAAAGGGCCTGCATATGTAGATCCCAATTGCAGATATTATTCAGGGAAACAGTTTATTGATTTTGGAAGTATTGAATGGAAACCAGTAATGGAGGAATATGGAATTTCAGACCAGAGCAAGGTGGTTGTTTTCTTTGATGATCATCAAAATGAACTTAAAAG GCTGAAACAAGCTTTGAGGGCAGGATTTAGGCACCTGATTTTTGAGGATAACTATGATACTGGTACTGGAGATCATTACTCTCTCCGTCAAATATGTGATCAGTCTCACATTAAAG GTGGTGGACATAGTTGCAATGAAGATAGCAATGAAGCCAGGATGAGAGCCACAAGGAAGCAATTTTGGGAGAAGGCCTTAGACATCCAAGAGCTCTGTGGCTCAGGGGATGCCTGGTGGGGTGTTAGAGGACACATGAGAGACAACTTCAACCATAGCTTTGAGATTATCTCTCATACAGAGCATGTTGAGAATAGCAAGTTTGTTGAATCTGTGCTGGACCTCTACTGGGAGCTTCCACCTGTTGCTGGACcatccctcacccaccaaactagATACGACCCTGCCCGGTCCTCTGAACCTATTGTTCCAGATGATCAAAGATATTTGTTTAGAAAACTTGGACTGAGCAGTCTGAACAACAGTGTGTTTAATGGATACACACAGATGGTTTATGTTCAAATATCAGAATAG
- the LOC131044219 gene encoding uncharacterized protein LOC131044219 isoform X1, whose protein sequence is MKGLLASHKNARGLSKGGQPNRLAVVSVCFMCSLVLILGIFFIQWTQIFCKAPGVSATQEVVFNHSDLLTDFGSLGVPWCRSRRGSTVNWTRDDLLYALEEFVPIYHKRPIKNNMFGMGFDHSFGLWFITRWLNPDLMIESGAFKGHSTWVLRQAMPNKPIISITPRHPEKYLKKGPAYVDPNCRYYSGKQFIDFGSIEWKPVMEEYGISDQSKVVVFFDDHQNELKRLKQALRAGFRHLIFEDNYDTGTGDHYSLRQICDQSHIKGGGHSCNEDSNEARMRATRKQFWEKALDIQELCGSGDAWWGVRGHMRDNFNHSFEIISHTEHVENSKFVESVLDLYWELPPVAGPSLTHQTRYDPARSSEPIVPDDQRYLFRKLGLSSLNNSVFNGYTQMVYVQISE, encoded by the exons ATGAAGGGGTTGTTGGCGAGCCACAAGAATGCTAGAGGGCTGAGCAAGGGTGGACAACCAAACAGGTTGGCCGTTGTTTCAGTATGTTTTATGTGCTCTTTAGTCTTGATACTTGGAATTTTCTTCATACAATGGACACAGATTTTCTGCAAGGCTCCTGGTGTTTCTGCTACGCAAGAGGTGGTTTTCAATCACAGCGATCTTCTTACAGATTTTGGCTCTCTGGGAGTTCCTTGGT GCAGGTCAAGGCGTGGATCCACTGTGAATTGGACAAGAGATGACCTTCTGTATGCTTTGGAAGAATTTGTACCCATCTACCATAAGAGACCTATAAAAAATAACATGTTTGGTATGGGTTTTGATCACAGTTTTGGTCTCTGGTTTATTACAAGGTGGTTAAATCCAGATTTGATGATAGAAAGCGGCGCTTTCAAAGGTCATTCTACATGGGTGTTGAGGCAAGCCATGCCTAACAAGCCTATAATATCAATTACCCCTCGCCATCCTGAAAAGTATTTGAAGAAAGGGCCTGCATATGTAGATCCCAATTGCAGATATTATTCAGGGAAACAGTTTATTGATTTTGGAAGTATTGAATGGAAACCAGTAATGGAGGAATATGGAATTTCAGACCAGAGCAAGGTGGTTGTTTTCTTTGATGATCATCAAAATGAACTTAAAAG GCTGAAACAAGCTTTGAGGGCAGGATTTAGGCACCTGATTTTTGAGGATAACTATGATACTGGTACTGGAGATCATTACTCTCTCCGTCAAATATGTGATCAGTCTCACATTAAAG GTGGTGGACATAGTTGCAATGAAGATAGCAATGAAGCCAGGATGAGAGCCACAAGGAAGCAATTTTGGGAGAAGGCCTTAGACATCCAAGAGCTCTGTGGCTCAGGGGATGCCTGGTGGGGTGTTAGAGGACACATGAGAGACAACTTCAACCATAGCTTTGAGATTATCTCTCATACAGAGCATGTTGAGAATAGCAAGTTTGTTGAATCTGTGCTGGACCTCTACTGGGAGCTTCCACCTGTTGCTGGACcatccctcacccaccaaactagATACGACCCTGCCCGGTCCTCTGAACCTATTGTTCCAGATGATCAAAGATATTTGTTTAGAAAACTTGGACTGAGCAGTCTGAACAACAGTGTGTTTAATGGATACACACAGATGGTTTATGTTCAAATATCAGAATAG